DNA from Pseudomonas mendocina:
CGTCGGGCTGGATGCGCATGCGTCCCTGCAGCCAAGCGGAGGGCGCTCGTGATGGAAGGGCTGCTCTACGAAATCCTGATGGCTTTGGCGCTTGGCCTGTTCGGCGCGGTGCTGTTCTCTGCGATCGGCCTGGTCTCAGGAACCGATGAAACCACGACCCTGGCTCCCCTGACCCTGTTGGTCGTGATGCTCGGGGCGCCGCCGGCCGGCATTCTCACCTTTTTTCTGGCTGGTGCGGTCGCCAAGCATATGACCCACGCGGTACCTACCGCTTTGTTGGGGATTCCCGGCGACACGATGGCGACTGCGCTCATCGGTGACGCCAACTACTTGCGCCGGCTCGGCGTGCCTCACGTGGCCTTGCGTAAGATGATCACTGGCGGCGCGCTGGCCGCTCTGATCGCCGTGCCATTGTCGGTGCTGTTCGCGGTGTTGCTGGCACCATTTGGCGATGTGATCAAGCAGTTCGCGCCTTGGGTGTTCCTCTGTGCAGCCTTCGCCATTGCTTATTTTTCGGCCGGCCGCTGGGCCTCGGTGCTGGCGTTGCTGCCGTTCGTGCTGGTCATCGTTGCCTTGCAGTCACTGACGGCTCAATACGACGTCAAGCTGGCCGTCAGCTATTTTCTCGGTATCGCAGTCGCACCGTTGATCGCGTCACTGTTCTCGCTGTTGGCGCCGGTCGAGCGCGAGAAGATGCGCCGTGATGGGTTTCGGGTCTTTTCTCTGGCTCCGGACATGAAAGGGTGGAAAGGCTACTTTCCCAATCCGTTTCG
Protein-coding regions in this window:
- a CDS encoding tripartite tricarboxylate transporter permease, whose amino-acid sequence is MEGLLYEILMALALGLFGAVLFSAIGLVSGTDETTTLAPLTLLVVMLGAPPAGILTFFLAGAVAKHMTHAVPTALLGIPGDTMATALIGDANYLRRLGVPHVALRKMITGGALAALIAVPLSVLFAVLLAPFGDVIKQFAPWVFLCAAFAIAYFSAGRWASVLALLPFVLVIVALQSLTAQYDVKLAVSYFLGIAVAPLIASLFSLLAPVEREKMRRDGFRVFSLAPDMKGWKGYFPNPFRVINKRQRRMTAMAASVTSATFVFSPVAMTVIMGEVIGARIKQAYERLTTVITARNGVTESTYIAEALIPLIAFGLPLSPVAAGPAAPLFNAPPRFTVDSATGEVNNLHNLLNYWEFFGYGMLAVVIAILIAYPFSMSFAHRAASFVFRKISHEAVISTFIGLALVVGIWEGGLLGVLVVVTIGLLGGFLGRFLGFNIGVQFMGYYTAVLSVPAMLALLR